In Pseudomonadaceae bacterium SI-3, the sequence TAGCCGCCTCGTCCAGCCCACCCTCCACTCGCACCACTCCTGCCTCAAGATCGACATCAACCTTGGCACTGGGATCTCGGGACTGAATCGCCTGGGTCACGGCGCGCTGGCAATGCGCGCAAGTCATGCCTGTCACGTTGAACGTCTGCATTAGGTGCTCCTCTCGTTTATTGACGACTTCAGCATGCTCAACCTTGCCATACTGATAAGGTCAATAGACTGGCTGCGACAACCTGTTACTCGACTTGACCTTCCCATAAGGTGAAGGTTGATCATCATCGGCATCAGGCCCATTCGGAGCGAACCATGACCAGCGCAACCTACACTTTGCCTATTACCGGCATGACCTGCGCCAGCTGCGCCGGGCGAGTCGAACGCGCCCTGCTGAAGGTGCCCGGCGTCGACAATGCGGCGGTAAACCTCGCCGCCGAGCAGGTCCGTGTGCAAACCCATGAAGGCGATATCGCCGCGCTGATACAAGCCGTGGAAAAGGCGGGTTACGGCGTCCCGGTGCAGACGCTGGAACTGGCTATCGAAGGCATGACATGCGCCAGCTGCGCCGGCCGCATCGAGCGC encodes:
- a CDS encoding copper chaperone, whose translation is MQTFNVTGMTCAHCQRAVTQAIQSRDPSAKVDVDLEAGVVRVEGGLDEAAIREAIEEEGYQVQ